TTTAAATCTACTGTATCTAAACCAATATGAATAAGAATTTCCACATTGTTCTCGGTTTTTAATCCCAAGGCATGTTTAGTAGGAAAGACCTCAATGACTTCTCCATCAATAGGAGATAGTACTTTGTTTTCTTTAGGATCAATAGCCACGCCGTCTCCCACCATTTTCTGTGCAAAAACTGGATCATCTACATCTTCTATTTTTATTAGTTTTCCCTTTATAGGAGCTTTAATTTCTAACTTTTTATTTGATTTCTTTAAAATCCCAAACATTGTTTGACCTCCTATTCATTTATATTGCTTACCTGCTTTTTGGTCATAATTTCTCTATGCCACTGAAAGACGTTTTAAAAAAATTGGCTATTGGGTAACCCCTCGGCAGATTATATTTAAAAACATCATTTTAAGCAGAGCCTCTTTAATACACTATTGAATATCTTGCTTTACTCCCTTTACATAAGTATCCAATAAATTCCACTCATCGTCAATAATAATAACATCTGCATCCTTACCTGCC
The Irregularibacter muris DNA segment above includes these coding regions:
- a CDS encoding PTS sugar transporter subunit IIA, with product MFGILKKSNKKLEIKAPIKGKLIKIEDVDDPVFAQKMVGDGVAIDPKENKVLSPIDGEVIEVFPTKHALGLKTENNVEILIHIGLDTVDLKGEGFEVHVKAQDKVKIGDPLVTFDREILKEKAKSLIIPVLITNYQEMKAIEIKEGEINPIEDTIMTVKTK